From the genome of Gammaproteobacteria bacterium:
CGCTTCTCCCGAGGGTCGGTGACTTCGGTCGCATTCCCGAACACGACCACCGACCGGTAGTTGAGCGAGTGATGGAACGCAGAGGAGTCGAGCACAAGGCCGTCGAGCAGGGCTACAGAAATGGACACATCGGCACCGGACCGCAGGATCTTCATCAGCCGGCTCGCCGATGAACCATGGAGGTACAGCCGGTCGTCGTCCCGCGCGTACGTCGAGGGAATCACCACGGGGCCACCGTCGATGAAGCCCACATGACAGATCATCGCCTCGTCGAGGAGGGCTGCGATTTCGACGAAGTCCGAGCTTCCACGTTCGGGGTGACGGTGCAAGGTGGTGCGGCGGGTTGACATGTTCGGGAGCTTAGGAGCCCGCCGAGTAATGCATGGCACACACCTCGACGACTGTGCATCGCCGCCCGTGGCGTTCTCCGCCTCGACGTACCCCGGAGGGTGCGCCT
Proteins encoded in this window:
- a CDS encoding pyridoxamine 5'-phosphate oxidase family protein, whose protein sequence is MSTRRTTLHRHPERGSSDFVEIAALLDEAMICHVGFIDGGPVVIPSTYARDDDRLYLHGSSASRLMKILRSGADVSISVALLDGLVLDSSAFHHSLNYRSVVVFGNATEVTDPREKRAALEAIVEHLIPGRLPHLRPMTDQEVGATVVVSIPLSEASLKARTGPPASTEEWPVWTGVIPTRMTAGPPESSNPQLAIPAHVTEFAHRLP